A single genomic interval of Microbulbifer variabilis harbors:
- a CDS encoding DUF1566 domain-containing protein, with amino-acid sequence MITRLFLIFILPACLIGAAVIHTPQAPKPQQYHLLKVSAEGKVMDTWEGPWSCVCDSRSGLLWEVKTDSEDIHDGRWTYSRLLNNQGVANNGDCYFEAERCDTEDLIRHTNREQLCDAKHWRLPSASELRSLVAPDAQPGSPSIETGYFPKTQRGDYWTSDGDLPLEGIYSYLKVGGASVNFINGQTVTIPYRNAAFTRLVTNRSSICHIVPQ; translated from the coding sequence ATGATCACGCGACTCTTTTTGATTTTTATTCTCCCCGCCTGTCTGATCGGTGCTGCCGTTATCCACACACCACAGGCTCCAAAACCGCAGCAATACCACCTTCTAAAAGTGAGCGCTGAGGGAAAAGTAATGGATACCTGGGAGGGCCCCTGGTCCTGTGTCTGCGATAGCCGCAGTGGTCTGCTGTGGGAGGTCAAGACAGATAGTGAGGACATTCACGATGGACGTTGGACTTATTCGCGACTATTAAACAATCAGGGCGTTGCCAATAATGGAGATTGTTATTTCGAAGCAGAGCGCTGTGACACAGAGGACTTAATCCGGCACACTAACCGGGAACAACTCTGTGATGCAAAACATTGGCGCCTGCCCTCCGCCAGCGAACTGCGTTCACTGGTGGCTCCAGACGCACAGCCGGGAAGCCCCAGTATCGAAACTGGATACTTCCCCAAAACCCAGCGCGGTGATTACTGGACCAGTGATGGCGACCTCCCCCTCGAAGGCATCTACTCCTATCTAAAAGTCGGTGGCGCATCGGTCAATTTTATAAATGGGCAAACCGTCACAATTCCCTATCGCAATGCAGCTTTCACACGCTTGGTAACCAATCGTTCAAGCATCTGTCACATCGTTCCCCAATAA
- a CDS encoding DNRLRE domain-containing protein has product MRRYIGPALTISTLLLAVDVSAATKHYRLAWDGDASSSAVIGFSPDVNSSNPYVSYGYSTNESSWNSAFVSNSETFDSGITSHFVRLQNLNADSPVYFRVCDQNGCGERFWFRTAPAENAPFVVIAGGDTRTGHTTRRQGNTLLAKIRPLAVMHGGDFTNANSASEMREFLDDWELTYSSDTIDGYSYKRIYPLIPTHGNHEDDNYSTLCEVFGVDFNGDGDCSPSDTYGAVQVSPLLRIYTLNSQFQNSGWSSYASAMNNWLSSDLSSYGSAASWRLAQYHKPMFPHYSGKSDNPTLFNWWAQPFYDYAMNLVVESDTHLTKMTEAVIPSGNNFSTTNNGGTVYVGEGSWGAPARSANDAKTWTIDMASIQQFKVIQVSESGLVVRTAQFDNTAETLTREARAADPLILPDNVNWWSANRLGESMNLIANNAGRSVIQESSDSNGSFSLPISDDVFISSRYASSNFNHDPEGLLADGSDHTYGTLYTLIKFDLGSLSGCSSISSATLQLNVTNRSGSTFGIYQAANNWSEENATWNSVGGSSVRGNLAESFVPFYKGLESIDLLSSGLLNSWLSGMNTGLVIAARSGINGVDFTSKESGMSPALKVEATCNNFALKAKPAASTYQGLIPQRVTGDMRPDKLLPTLPGISQLRGHQVEVPIKLIEESAKLDQSQGIAAHL; this is encoded by the coding sequence ATGAGACGATATATAGGCCCCGCTCTCACTATTTCGACATTGTTGCTGGCAGTCGACGTCAGTGCCGCCACCAAACACTACCGCCTTGCCTGGGATGGCGATGCTTCCAGCAGTGCTGTCATCGGTTTTTCTCCAGATGTCAACAGCAGTAATCCCTATGTCAGCTACGGTTACTCCACCAATGAAAGCAGCTGGAACAGCGCATTTGTCAGCAATAGCGAAACATTCGATAGCGGTATCACCAGCCATTTTGTACGCCTGCAAAATTTGAATGCGGATTCTCCTGTTTATTTTCGTGTATGTGACCAAAATGGCTGTGGTGAGCGATTTTGGTTTAGGACAGCTCCAGCAGAAAACGCGCCTTTTGTAGTAATTGCCGGTGGTGATACCCGCACAGGACATACCACTCGTCGCCAGGGAAATACTCTGCTAGCTAAAATACGCCCTCTCGCAGTGATGCATGGCGGCGACTTCACCAATGCCAATAGCGCCTCAGAAATGCGAGAATTCCTCGACGACTGGGAGTTGACTTACTCCAGCGATACGATTGATGGTTATAGCTACAAGCGAATCTACCCATTGATCCCCACTCACGGCAATCACGAAGATGATAATTACTCGACCCTCTGCGAAGTCTTCGGCGTGGATTTTAATGGCGATGGAGACTGTTCGCCCAGCGACACTTATGGTGCCGTGCAGGTGTCACCATTACTGCGTATTTACACCTTAAATAGCCAGTTTCAGAACAGTGGATGGTCCTCTTACGCCAGCGCAATGAATAATTGGCTGTCGAGCGATTTATCCAGCTATGGCAGCGCCGCCAGCTGGCGTCTCGCCCAATATCACAAACCCATGTTCCCCCATTACAGCGGCAAGTCTGACAATCCCACTTTATTTAACTGGTGGGCGCAGCCATTTTACGACTATGCGATGAATCTGGTGGTGGAATCCGATACTCATCTCACCAAAATGACTGAGGCCGTGATACCCAGTGGCAATAACTTTTCTACCACCAACAACGGCGGTACCGTTTACGTGGGGGAAGGGAGTTGGGGTGCTCCAGCCCGTTCAGCTAACGACGCCAAAACCTGGACCATCGACATGGCCAGTATCCAGCAGTTTAAGGTCATCCAGGTGAGTGAAAGTGGACTGGTAGTGCGCACCGCACAGTTCGATAACACTGCAGAAACTCTGACTCGGGAGGCACGTGCCGCCGATCCACTCATCCTGCCAGATAATGTGAATTGGTGGAGCGCCAATCGCCTGGGGGAATCCATGAATTTGATCGCTAATAACGCTGGCCGCAGCGTGATTCAAGAGAGCTCAGATAGTAACGGCAGCTTTTCCCTACCAATAAGCGATGATGTGTTTATCTCCTCCCGTTACGCATCAAGTAATTTTAACCATGACCCCGAAGGACTACTGGCCGATGGGAGTGACCACACCTATGGGACACTCTACACACTGATTAAATTTGATCTAGGCAGTCTTTCCGGCTGCTCCTCTATCAGCTCTGCCACTCTGCAGCTGAATGTCACGAATCGATCAGGTAGCACTTTCGGTATCTACCAGGCCGCCAATAACTGGAGTGAGGAAAACGCCACCTGGAACTCTGTGGGGGGCTCATCGGTACGTGGCAATCTGGCAGAGAGCTTTGTGCCTTTTTATAAGGGTTTAGAAAGTATCGATCTTCTGTCTTCCGGGCTTCTCAATAGTTGGCTTAGCGGTATGAATACTGGGCTTGTTATTGCCGCGCGCAGTGGTATTAACGGTGTAGACTTCACTTCCAAGGAAAGCGGCATGTCACCGGCACTCAAAGTTGAGGCTACTTGTAACAATTTTGCTCTAAAAGCGAAGCCGGCCGCTTCCACTTATCAGGGACTCATACCGCAACGAGTAACGGGTGATATGAGGCCCGACAAACTGTTGCCCACCTTGCCCGGCATCTCCCAATTAAGGGGTCACCAGGTTGAAGTTCCTATCAAACTTATCGAAGAGTCTGCCAAACTGGATCAAAGCCAAGGGATTGCCGCGCACCTTTAA
- a CDS encoding alkyl/aryl-sulfatase — protein sequence MRIYFIFGVLCLLLMACGEYSQKAIKYSEELNTKVKPASKVTKAHNLSVAKQLPFSNDLDFQLAKRGFIATIPGAQVTNAMGREVYGLAQMQFLDGAPKDTVNPSLWRQAQLNALNNGLFEVVEGIYQVRSLDLANMTLIKGETGWIVIDPLTSMETAAAGLALANRTLGNRPVSAVIFTHSHADHFAGVAGVLTMQQLAEGSVEIIAPDGFSEEAISENVRSGNVMQRRALYQFGDLLPSSPDGFVSSGLGNRVSDGEHGIATPTQLIPEEGAEMRIDGVDIIFMSTPGAEAPTEMVFFFPQFNALCMSEIANHTLHNIYTLRGAKTRDALAWSRYIERAMEKFGGDTQVVFSSHHWPTWGNSEALDYLAKQRDLYKYIHDQTLRLANHGHDMIEIAEQIQLPEALSHTWANRGYYGTVNVGAKAVYNRYLGYFDGNPSNLHPLPQEEAALHYVEYMGGEEEIMKRARQDFSQGNYRWVAMVLKHLVFAEPKNQEARYLLADAFEQLGYQAESGIWRNFYLSGARELRHGVEFREEMHPPEEIVARVPLQLLFDAMAVRLNGEKAADADIRLNIEMTDNKNKYLVVVKNGVLHGYPGRHSEDPSASLALSSTDLRLMFSGLVGAPTMIKEGRLKVRGNPLALIQFGRLFDKFDRNFNLVTP from the coding sequence ATGCGTATTTATTTTATTTTTGGGGTGCTTTGTCTTTTATTGATGGCTTGTGGTGAATATTCACAAAAAGCGATCAAATATTCTGAGGAACTGAATACCAAAGTTAAGCCGGCGAGTAAGGTCACCAAAGCGCATAACTTGTCTGTAGCGAAGCAACTGCCCTTCTCCAATGACTTGGATTTCCAGCTAGCCAAACGTGGGTTTATTGCCACGATTCCGGGAGCACAGGTTACAAACGCTATGGGAAGGGAGGTCTATGGACTGGCTCAGATGCAATTTCTAGATGGGGCGCCAAAGGATACAGTTAATCCGAGTCTTTGGCGGCAGGCTCAACTTAATGCTTTGAACAATGGGTTGTTTGAAGTTGTTGAAGGGATTTACCAGGTTCGCTCACTAGACCTAGCCAATATGACCTTGATCAAAGGGGAAACGGGATGGATTGTTATCGATCCCCTAACTTCTATGGAGACAGCTGCTGCTGGCTTGGCTCTGGCTAATAGGACGTTAGGCAATAGGCCTGTTAGCGCTGTAATTTTTACCCACAGCCATGCGGATCATTTTGCCGGTGTGGCGGGAGTTCTCACGATGCAACAGCTAGCCGAAGGGAGTGTGGAAATTATCGCGCCTGACGGATTTTCCGAGGAGGCAATCAGCGAGAATGTCCGCTCGGGCAATGTGATGCAGCGGCGGGCGCTCTACCAATTTGGGGACCTGTTACCATCCAGCCCAGATGGATTTGTGTCCTCGGGTCTTGGCAATCGCGTGTCTGATGGAGAGCACGGTATTGCAACGCCTACACAGCTGATTCCCGAAGAAGGGGCAGAGATGAGAATAGATGGTGTAGATATCATCTTTATGAGCACCCCTGGAGCCGAAGCTCCCACTGAGATGGTCTTCTTCTTTCCCCAGTTTAACGCCCTATGTATGAGTGAGATTGCCAATCACACTTTACATAATATCTATACGCTTCGCGGTGCTAAAACTCGGGATGCGCTGGCGTGGAGTCGCTACATAGAGAGAGCCATGGAAAAATTTGGTGGAGATACCCAGGTGGTTTTCAGTAGCCATCACTGGCCCACCTGGGGAAATAGTGAGGCGCTGGATTACCTAGCAAAGCAACGAGATCTCTACAAATATATTCACGATCAGACTCTACGTCTGGCTAACCATGGCCACGACATGATCGAAATCGCCGAACAAATACAATTGCCAGAGGCGCTCTCCCACACCTGGGCTAACCGGGGTTATTACGGTACGGTCAATGTGGGAGCAAAAGCGGTGTACAACCGTTATCTAGGATATTTTGATGGGAACCCTTCCAATCTACACCCACTCCCTCAGGAAGAAGCCGCGCTTCACTATGTAGAGTATATGGGGGGGGAAGAAGAAATAATGAAGCGGGCACGGCAGGATTTTTCCCAGGGAAATTACCGTTGGGTGGCGATGGTGTTAAAGCACTTGGTTTTTGCTGAGCCAAAAAATCAGGAGGCACGTTATTTATTGGCGGATGCTTTCGAACAGCTGGGGTATCAGGCGGAGTCTGGAATTTGGCGCAATTTTTATTTAAGTGGTGCCAGGGAGTTACGCCACGGAGTTGAGTTCCGTGAGGAGATGCACCCGCCGGAAGAAATTGTTGCGCGGGTGCCTCTACAACTTTTATTTGATGCTATGGCGGTACGTCTCAATGGGGAGAAGGCGGCGGATGCGGATATCCGCTTAAATATTGAGATGACGGACAACAAAAATAAATACTTAGTGGTCGTTAAAAATGGAGTTTTACACGGTTATCCAGGTCGACACAGTGAAGATCCTTCAGCGAGTCTGGCACTAAGTAGCACCGACCTGCGACTGATGTTCAGTGGTTTGGTCGGTGCTCCCACCATGATCAAGGAGGGGCGCTTAAAGGTGCGCGGCAATCCCTTGGCTTTGATCCAGTTTGGCAGACTCTTCGATAAGTTTGATAGGAACTTCAACCTGGTGACCCCTTAA
- the katG gene encoding catalase/peroxidase HPI — protein sequence MQFYRASLGTALFIILSLLASNSYSAEEEEVVTDPVTRQGPKDFQPKPNQFWWPNQLDLRPLRQHSPKSNPMGGNFNYAEAFKTLDLKTVKSDIETLLKTSQEWWPADYGHYGPFMIRMAWHSAGTYRVNDGRGGAGGGQQRFDPLNSWPDNANLDKARRLLWPIKQKYGANLSWADLMVLTGNVALESMGFETYGFAGGRIDDWEPDLVYWGPETKMLADERYTGNRQLERPLAAVQMGLIYVNPEGPNGNPDPKAAAIDIRETFARMAMNDEETVALIAGGHTFGKAHGAVKADCLGPEPAAAPIEQQGLGWKNKCGKGNADDTMTSGLEGAWSALPINWSQQYLDNLFKFNWVKTKSPAGAVQWIPDDQAAANLVPDAFDKNKRHAPIMFTTDLSLKFDPSYREIAKRFQENPEEFKHAFAKAWFKLTHRDMGPQARYLGVEVPKEDLIWQDPVPKVDHPVIDDNDVGQLKTKILSSGLTVPELVRTAWGSASTFRGSDMRGGANGARIRLNPQKQWPVNDPEELAKVLAQLEKIQQEFNSAQSGGKKVSLADLIVLGGTAAVEKAAADGGQKISVSFKPGRTDASQQQTDVNSIAMLEPTADGFRNYFSSNNSRTPTEMLVDRASLLTLTVPEMTVLIGGMRALNANTDGSKNGVFTDKPGTLTNDFFVNLLDMSTVWKKSDKAEGVYEGSDRKTGKVKWTATPVDLIFGSNSELRAVAEVYAFNNSQQKFVQDFSKAWTKVMNLDRFDTASQ from the coding sequence ATGCAATTCTATAGAGCTTCACTCGGCACCGCTCTTTTCATCATATTGTCATTATTGGCGTCAAATTCATATTCTGCTGAGGAGGAGGAGGTAGTGACCGATCCCGTCACCCGCCAAGGCCCAAAGGACTTCCAACCTAAACCAAACCAATTCTGGTGGCCCAACCAGCTGGATCTGCGCCCCTTGCGGCAACACTCCCCAAAGTCTAACCCCATGGGAGGAAACTTTAATTATGCCGAGGCGTTTAAAACACTGGATCTCAAAACAGTAAAGAGTGACATTGAAACGCTGTTAAAAACTTCCCAGGAGTGGTGGCCTGCGGATTATGGGCATTATGGCCCCTTTATGATCCGAATGGCCTGGCACAGCGCAGGTACATACCGGGTTAACGACGGACGCGGAGGCGCAGGAGGGGGGCAGCAGCGATTCGACCCTCTGAATAGTTGGCCAGATAATGCCAATCTAGATAAAGCACGGCGTCTGCTGTGGCCTATCAAGCAGAAATACGGAGCCAATCTATCCTGGGCTGACCTAATGGTGCTCACTGGCAACGTTGCTCTTGAATCCATGGGATTTGAGACCTACGGCTTTGCCGGTGGCCGTATAGACGACTGGGAGCCAGATCTGGTTTATTGGGGCCCGGAAACAAAGATGCTGGCCGATGAGCGCTACACCGGTAATCGCCAGTTAGAAAGACCACTGGCGGCCGTTCAGATGGGATTGATTTATGTAAACCCAGAGGGTCCCAACGGCAATCCTGATCCCAAGGCTGCGGCTATCGACATCCGTGAAACCTTCGCCCGCATGGCCATGAACGATGAAGAAACGGTTGCTCTGATAGCTGGTGGCCATACTTTTGGCAAGGCTCATGGCGCGGTAAAAGCTGATTGCTTAGGCCCAGAACCGGCAGCAGCCCCAATTGAGCAACAGGGACTGGGCTGGAAAAACAAGTGTGGTAAGGGTAATGCCGATGACACAATGACCTCTGGGCTTGAAGGGGCTTGGTCGGCCCTTCCTATTAACTGGAGCCAACAATACCTGGATAATTTATTCAAGTTTAACTGGGTAAAAACCAAGAGCCCCGCTGGTGCAGTACAGTGGATCCCCGATGATCAAGCTGCGGCCAACTTGGTGCCAGACGCCTTTGATAAAAACAAGCGGCATGCACCAATCATGTTTACCACCGATTTATCTTTAAAGTTTGATCCCAGTTACCGGGAAATTGCCAAGCGCTTTCAGGAAAATCCTGAGGAATTTAAACACGCTTTCGCCAAGGCATGGTTCAAGCTGACTCACCGCGATATGGGCCCTCAAGCGCGTTATCTGGGTGTGGAAGTTCCCAAAGAGGATCTGATCTGGCAAGACCCAGTACCAAAAGTTGATCACCCTGTAATAGATGACAATGATGTCGGCCAACTTAAAACGAAAATCCTCTCCTCAGGCCTTACCGTGCCTGAGCTAGTAAGAACGGCCTGGGGCTCTGCTTCGACTTTTCGCGGCTCAGATATGCGTGGAGGAGCAAATGGCGCACGTATACGGCTGAATCCCCAGAAACAATGGCCAGTCAATGACCCAGAGGAACTTGCCAAGGTTCTAGCACAGCTAGAAAAAATTCAGCAAGAGTTTAACAGTGCCCAATCTGGGGGTAAGAAAGTCTCTCTCGCCGACCTTATTGTTCTCGGTGGCACTGCTGCTGTTGAGAAAGCAGCTGCGGATGGGGGGCAAAAGATCAGCGTTTCTTTCAAGCCTGGTCGTACCGATGCAAGCCAGCAACAGACTGATGTTAATTCCATCGCCATGCTGGAACCCACAGCCGACGGCTTTCGCAATTATTTCAGCAGTAATAATAGCCGTACACCCACCGAGATGCTGGTGGACCGCGCCAGTCTGTTGACCCTCACTGTACCAGAAATGACGGTTTTGATTGGCGGTATGCGCGCGCTGAACGCCAATACTGATGGATCGAAAAACGGCGTCTTTACCGATAAACCAGGAACACTCACTAACGACTTTTTTGTCAACTTACTAGACATGTCCACAGTATGGAAAAAATCCGATAAAGCAGAGGGGGTTTATGAGGGTAGCGACCGCAAAACCGGTAAGGTGAAGTGGACGGCAACCCCTGTGGATCTAATCTTTGGCTCTAACTCTGAGCTCAGGGCAGTCGCTGAGGTCTATGCCTTCAATAACTCTCAGCAGAAATTCGTGCAGGACTTTTCTAAGGCCTGGACTAAGGTAATGAATCTGGATCGTTTTGACACTGCTAGTCAGTAA
- a CDS encoding rhodanese-like domain-containing protein has product MLNRIGGRFIVLAALISFLGCAGVGTEKEMPSQDESGEMVGVEAELLSAYMQDQSLLTLVDARTVGEFEAGHVNGAINVPLGDFDEMREHLTIGLDEMVLVYCKSGTRAKRLANKLSAVGYKDVRVISSHHLKFIEGEILFANLD; this is encoded by the coding sequence ATGTTGAATAGAATTGGTGGTAGATTTATTGTATTAGCTGCATTGATAAGTTTTTTGGGGTGTGCCGGTGTTGGAACTGAAAAAGAGATGCCGTCCCAGGATGAAAGTGGCGAAATGGTGGGAGTTGAAGCAGAACTACTATCTGCTTATATGCAGGACCAATCCCTATTGACTCTAGTTGATGCGCGGACAGTGGGGGAGTTTGAGGCTGGGCATGTAAACGGTGCAATTAATGTCCCTCTAGGTGATTTCGATGAAATGAGAGAGCATTTAACAATAGGTCTTGACGAGATGGTATTGGTCTACTGCAAAAGTGGCACACGGGCAAAAAGATTGGCAAATAAATTATCTGCAGTCGGCTATAAGGATGTCAGAGTTATATCATCACATCATTTGAAATTTATTGAAGGAGAAATACTTTTTGCAAACTTGGATTAA